From the Gasterosteus aculeatus chromosome 13, fGasAcu3.hap1.1, whole genome shotgun sequence genome, one window contains:
- the LOC120830923 gene encoding neuropeptide FF receptor 2 — protein MDEGRGNNRTPPPDNWTFHNSSAEPAAPGSNVTYVGFYLHQPSTAAIFIVSYMLIFLVCMVGNGVVCFIVLRSKNMRTVTNLFILNLAVSDLLVGIFCMPTTLLDNIITGWPFGSLVCKMSGMVQGISVSASVFTLVAIAVDRFRCIVYPFKQKLTISTASLIIVIIWVLAISIMCPSGVMLQVTKEQTIRVLLGYDNKTSPFYWCRENWPNQDMRKVYTTVLFANIYLAPLSLIVVMYARIGVTLYKSAVPTGGKPGQENRHSVSKKKQRVIKMLLIVALLFILSWLPLWTLMMLSDYASLTEPQYRIINIYVYPFAHWLAFFNSSVNPIIYGFFNENFRRGFQTVFKFSLCAADGQRRKSYSHRLQANSVLPANHAQTTQEPISLNSVEKNSTRRVNHVNEPDRVMEDQDKASGSSGGVTAVSI, from the exons ATGGACGAAGGACGTGGGAACAACCGGACGCCGCCGCCCGACAACTGGACGTTTCACAACTCGTCGGCGGAGCCCGCGGCGCCCGGCAGCAACGTGACCTACGTGGGATTCTACCTGCACCAGCCGTCCACGGCGGCCATCTTCATCGTGTCCTACATGCTGATCTTCCTCGTGTGCATGGTGGGAAACGGGGTGGTGTGTTTCATCGTGCTGAGGAGCAAAAACATGCGGACCGTCACCAATCTGTTCATCCTGAACCTCGCCGTGAGCGACCTCCTGGTGGGGATTTTCTGCATGCCCACGACACTTCTCGACAACATAATCACAG GGTGGCCTTTTGGAAGCCTGGTCTGCAAAATGAGCGGCATGGTTCAAGGGATCTCCGTGTCAGCGTCCGTCTTCACGCTGGTGGCGATCGCTGTTGACAG ATTCAGGTGCATCGTCTACCCGTTCAAGCAGAAGCTGACTATATCCACCGCCTCCCTGATAATAGTCATTATCTGGGTCCTGGCCATATCCATCATGTGTCCCTCCGGCGTGATGCTGCAGGTGACCAAGGAGCAAACCATCCGGGTGCTGCTGGGCTACGACAACAAGACCAGCCCGTTCTACTGGTGCCGGGAGAACTGGCCCAACCAGGACATGAGGAAGGTTTACACCACCGTCCTGTTCGCCAACATCTACCTTGCTCCCCTCTCGCTCATCGTGGTCATGTACGCCCGGATCGGCGTCACGCTCTACAAGTCGGCGGTCCCGACGGGCGGGAAGCCGGGCCAAGAAAACCGCCACTCCGTGTCCAAGAAGAAGCAGCGGGTGATCAAGATGCTCCTCATAGTGGCGCTGCTCTTCATCCTCTCCTGGCTGCCGCTGTGGACGCTCATGATGCTGAGCGACTACGCCAGCCTGACCGAGCCGCAGTACCGCATCATCAACATCTACGTCTACCCCTTCGCCCACTGGCTGGCGTTCTTCAACAGCAGCGTCAACCCCATCATCTACGGCTTCTTCAACGAGAACTTCCGCCGGGGGTTCCAGACCGTGTTCAAGTTCAGCCTGTGCGCGGCGGACGGGCAGCGGCGGAAGTCCTACTCGCACCGTCTGCAGGCGAACTCCGTGCTGCCCGCCAACCACGCGCAGACCACCCAAGAGCCCATCTCCCTCAACAGCGTGGAGAAGAACTCGACCAGGCGAGTCAACCACGTCAACGAGCCCGACCGGGTGATGGAGGACCAGGACAAGGCGTCCGGCAGCAGCGGGGGGGTGACCGCCGTGTCCATTTGA